In Deltaproteobacteria bacterium, the genomic stretch GGGCGCCCAGCGGTGGATCGCCATCGGCGCGTTCAACTTCCAGCCGTCGGAGTTCGCGAAGATCGCCGTCACGCTCGCACTGGCCCGGTATTTCTCGAAAACATACCGGTACGGCGGGATCGGGCTGCGGGAGGTCCTCCCGGCGATCGGCTTGGTCCTCGCGCCCTTCCTCCTCGTGGCGCTCCAGCCCGACCTGGGAAGTGCGGGGGTGTTTCTCTTCATTCTCGCGGGGATGGCGGTGGTGGCGTGCGTGCGGTGGAAGGTGCTCGCGATTTTCGCGGCGGCCGGCGCGGCCGCGGTTCCCGTCCTCTGGTTCTTCATGAAGGAGTACCAGCGGCAGCGGGTGCTCACCTTCATGAACCCCGAGCTCGATCCGTTGGGGGCGGGGTACCACGTGATCCAGTCGAAGATCGCGGTGGGGTCGGGCGGGATCCTCGGGAAGGGGTACCTGCAGGGGACCCAGGGGTCGCTCCGGTTCCTGCCGGAACAGCACACCGATTTCGCCTTCGCCGTCTTCTCCGAGGAGTGGGGGTTCCTCGGGTCCGTCCTGCTGCTCGTCCTGTTCCTGCTGCTGGTCTACCGCCTCTTCTTCCTCACCGTCCGGTCGCAGGACCGGTTCGCGTCGTTCGCCTGCGGGGGGATCGCGGCGTTCTTCCTGACCCATATCGTCATCAACCTGGCGATGGTGTGCGGCCTCTTCCCCGTCGTGGGGATCCCGCTCCCGTTCGTGAGCTACGGCGGGTCGTCGATGTTGGCCAACATGATGGCGCTCGGCGCGGTGGCGAACCTGTCCCGGTCCCGGTTCACGTTCCAGGGGGGCGGGGGGAAAGGACGACAGATCGCTTCCTGATCTCCGAGGAGAGTTCCCGGGATATCCCCGCCGAGAAACCGATCCACCGCCTCTCCACCTTTCCTTTGGCGTCGAGAAGGAGCAACACGGGCCCATGGCTCACGCGGAACTCCTTTCGGAACTCGCCGGGGAGCGCGGTGAGGGCGGTGACCTTCAGCGCCACGGAATCCTCCGGGCCGTCGCCTTCGGGGAGGGGCGTGGGGCGCAACGGGGGGACCTCCTGTCGTCCGGCGGGAGACAGCACCGTTTCCCGGTCGAACAGGACCCGGTAGACGCTCACCGTCCCTTGAGGGAACGGTTTCGCGGCGATGCGCACCGCCCTCCAGACGTCCGCGCACGCGGTACACCACGGGAACTCGAGAAACACGAGGCGGATCGTTCCGTCGGCTGCCGGGAGCGCATCAAGGGTCTTCCCCGAGGCGTCGGAGAAAACGGGACGTCCAGCCGGGAAGGGGCGGGATCCCACGGTGATCGCCTTCGGTCCGCATCCCGCCATCAGGAGCAGGCCCGAGATCAGCGCCGCGAAGTAGGCGCCCTTTCTCAAAGGTTTTTCTGCACCAGCGAAACGATGTTGGACTTCGGGTTGACGCCGACCATCTGTCCCTTGATCTGGCCGTCCTTGAAGAGGATGAGCGTCGGGATCCCCCGCACGCCGAACCGCGAGGCGATCTCCGGGCTGTCGTCGACGTTCACCTTCCCCACGCGCGTCTTCCCGTCGAATTCCTTCGCGACCTCCTCGAGGATCGGGGCGATGACGCGGCACGGTCCGCACCACGGGGCCCAGAAGTCGACGAGGACGGGGGTTCCGCCCTCCACCGTCGACTGGAAGTTCGCGCTGTTCAGTTCGAGGATGTTCCCGGCCATTCCGTCCCTCCCTGCGTCCTCTGTTATTTTCCCCGCTTTGCCAGTTCCTTCTTCACGCAACGATCCATCACGCACGGGATCCCGGCGGCGTCCAGGATCTCGCGGGCGCGATCGCTTTCGACCCCTTCCTGCATCCAGAAGAAGCGGGCCCCGATCCGCACGGCTTCCTCCGCGACCTTCGGCACGTCCGCCGACTTGCGGAACACGTCGACGAGGTCGACCCGCTCGGGGATCTCCGTGAGCGACTTGTACGCCTTCTCCCCGAGAACCTCCGTCACGAGGGGATTCACCGGGATCACGCGGTATCCCCGCTCCTGCAGGTACTTCGCCACGACGTGGCTTGGCCGGTCCGGCTTGTCGGAGATTCCGACCACGGCGACCGTCTTCGACCCGGAGAGAATCGCCTCGATCCGCTGTTCCATCTGTTTCTCCTTTATCCTTTCAGATGCGGTTCATGCTACATCGGTTTTTTCCGAATGGAAATAGATCCCCCCGCGTCGTTCCTTGACAGCCCGCGAGGGAAAAGATTATCGTTTCCCTACTCTCGCCGGGGGGGAGCTCTCCTTGAAGGAATCGGTCGCGCGTTCGTTGAAGGAAGGGTCCGAGCTCCGCCTGAAGATGGCGGAAACGATGCCGGAGGAGATCGTGTCGGCGGCGACGGCGATCGCGGAGGCGTTCAAGGCGGGGGGAAAGCTTCTCCTCTTCGGCAACGGCGGCAGCGCCGCGGACGCGCAGCACATCGCCGCGGAGTTCATGAACCGGTTCCTCATCGAGCGGCCGCCCCTGCCCGCGATCGCCCTCACCACGGACACCTCGGTTCTCACCAGCATCGCCAACGACTACGCGTTCGACGAGATCTTCAGCAAGCAGGTGAAGGCCCTCGGGAAGAAGGGGGACGTGGCCCTCGGGATCACGACCAGCGGGTCCTCCGGGAACGTCCTCAAGGCGCTGCGCACGGCGAAGAAGCTTGGGATGACGACGATCGCCCTTACCGGCGAAGGAGGGAAGGCGGCGTCCCTCTCCGACATCGCCTTGCAGATCCCCTCCCGGAGCACGCCCCGGATCCAGGAGGCACACATCGCGGTCGGGCACATCCTGTGCGACCTGACCGACACGATCCTGTTCAAGAACGTCGGCAAGCGGTGACCCGCCCCCTCGACTTCTCGCGCCTCCGGCGCACGTCCCTGTACTCCCGAACGAGCAAGGTGTCGTTCCGCGGCTTCGGCGTCCCACCGCGGCGCGGAATGTCGTTCGCCCGGTTCCTCGACGGACTGCCGGAGTATCTGGCCGCGATCGATTTCCGCGCCGTCGTCGAAGCGATCGCGCGGGCCCGCAAGCGCGGGGCGCCGGTGCTGCTCGGGATCGGCGCGCATTTCATCAAGGTGGGGCTCTCCCCGTTGCTCCTCCAGGGGATCCGCGACGGCGTGTTCACCGCGGTGGCGATGAACGGCGCGGGGGTGATCCACGACGTGGAGCTCGCGCTCGCCGGAAAAACCTCGGAGGACGTCGCGGCCCGCCTTCCGGACGGATCGTTCGGCATGGCCAGGGAGACGGCGCAGTTCATCCACGGCGCGCTGGCGGACGGTGTGCCTGCGGGCCTCGGGTTCGGCGCCTCCGTGGGGAAGGCGATCGCTTCGTCGA encodes the following:
- a CDS encoding CoA-binding protein, with protein sequence MEQRIEAILSGSKTVAVVGISDKPDRPSHVVAKYLQERGYRVIPVNPLVTEVLGEKAYKSLTEIPERVDLVDVFRKSADVPKVAEEAVRIGARFFWMQEGVESDRAREILDAAGIPCVMDRCVKKELAKRGK
- a CDS encoding D-sedoheptulose 7-phosphate isomerase: MKESVARSLKEGSELRLKMAETMPEEIVSAATAIAEAFKAGGKLLLFGNGGSAADAQHIAAEFMNRFLIERPPLPAIALTTDTSVLTSIANDYAFDEIFSKQVKALGKKGDVALGITTSGSSGNVLKALRTAKKLGMTTIALTGEGGKAASLSDIALQIPSRSTPRIQEAHIAVGHILCDLTDTILFKNVGKR
- the trxA gene encoding thioredoxin codes for the protein MAGNILELNSANFQSTVEGGTPVLVDFWAPWCGPCRVIAPILEEVAKEFDGKTRVGKVNVDDSPEIASRFGVRGIPTLILFKDGQIKGQMVGVNPKSNIVSLVQKNL
- the rodA gene encoding rod shape-determining protein RodA, whose translation is MTLPSKWARMDWPLLLNAVALCAIGLLNVYSGTRVHGVPGTALVSKQLVWILLGVGAFFAVYLLSDGFIEETANGFFLAVLLLLVVVLLAGRVRGGAQRWIAIGAFNFQPSEFAKIAVTLALARYFSKTYRYGGIGLREVLPAIGLVLAPFLLVALQPDLGSAGVFLFILAGMAVVACVRWKVLAIFAAAGAAAVPVLWFFMKEYQRQRVLTFMNPELDPLGAGYHVIQSKIAVGSGGILGKGYLQGTQGSLRFLPEQHTDFAFAVFSEEWGFLGSVLLLVLFLLLVYRLFFLTVRSQDRFASFACGGIAAFFLTHIVINLAMVCGLFPVVGIPLPFVSYGGSSMLANMMALGAVANLSRSRFTFQGGGGKGRQIAS